The Zeugodacus cucurbitae isolate PBARC_wt_2022May chromosome 4, idZeuCucr1.2, whole genome shotgun sequence genome includes the window TTCagttaaaaagttcaaaattaatatacaaattgtttttgttgttttttgcgtttttgcgtttttttttcaaaattttaaaattttgatttatttgatttctaaaaaaaaatagtgctttaacaaacaaaagcaataaaaaatcagcaATCAATCACTGAATCATATATTACTGAATTAAActcaaataaatacacacaaaaaccCCGCTCAGCAGCAGTTTTCAACTGTATTGGGCGCTCGTTTTTTAGCATAAAAACCATATCTGCATACACATTACTTCGACATATGCGGTTCGTAGTTGATTTAATAACAAATTGTtgatattatgtatttttaggcACAGGTTAAGCCGATAAGCAGTCAACCGTTGACAGATACTTTTGGACGACACCACACATATCTGCGGATTTCATTGACCGAACGCTGCAATTTGCGTTGTAAGTAAGCGAATACATATTAGTgattaaatgtaaaaatggcATAAATCAACATAAGTCAAAGGAGATACATTTAGTTATTCTAAACTATTTATTTGAgacttgatgaaattttgtatattgcAGAATAGCCTCgaattactataaaatatagtatatgttcaatattatatatgttcaAACTTCTTGCTACAACACTAAATAGCTATTCTAACTAAAGtcaatttaaactattttaatttatagtgtttttgaatacatatatgactgatatacatagatatatgaaatatttaaatgtaccaATCTGTACCAATCTGTATATCTACATACACAACTAAACAACATAACTCGATTTTGAGTAATTCTGAGActaatagtattatgaatgtctaaagtaaatttaaaaaaaatatgtatttaattatgtattattataaaacttaattactgatgcattgttgttgtaacggcataaaaattttaaaaattgatgtATTTCAGTAATAAAGCATAAATTTGCACAATTAACGCTATTGAGTTTAAACATTACAGATGATACAAGTTTGTGAGCcttcatacatatgcacactTATTAATTGAATATTGCAGTATAACattgaatttcaaattatataattatttctaattGCTTATTATAccgcataaatacaaataacaactaTTTCTTTCTGttacattctagcaaattgttGAAAGGTGTTTATAGAAATCGTATTTTCAATTGATTACTAAGTGAACTAGATTTTAGATAAGAtaaaacatgcatatatatgaataataatagtaatatgtatacatatgttcaatttaatacatacagacataaacACATTTCCATTTGAGTAGTGTATTTTGACAGCATTTCAACTCGAAAGATAAATCTTAACTAACGCTACTATTTTTAGGCCAATACTGTATGCCAGCTGAAGGTGTACAGTTACAACCGAAATCAAATCTACTAACCACCGAAGAAATTCTCTACTTAGCGCGAATTTTCGTTGAGCAAGGTGTGCGAAAAATTCGTCTCACCGGCGGTGAGCCCACGGTGCGGCGCGATATAGTCGATATCATTGGTGAGTacacaatcatacatatatacatttaaatgtacatatgaaattaaaatcaatgCATTTACACATTCACAGCACAAATAAAGTCCATACCTAAGCTGGAGAATGTTGGTATTACCACAAATGGCTTGGTATTAACACGTCTCTTACTGCCAATGCAACGTGCCGGCCTGGATGCGGTGAATATCAGTTTGGATACATTGCGGCCTAAACGTTTCGAGGAAATCACACGACGCAAAGGTTATGAACGTGTTATAGCCGGCATTGATTTGGCAATACAGCTGGGCTATAAGCCGAAGTTGAACTGTGTGCTCATGCGCAATTTCAATGAAGACGAGATCTGTGATTTTGTCGAATTCACCAAAGATCGTGCGGTCGACGTGCGTTTCATAGAGTATATGCCATTCACGGGCAATAAATGGCAAACCGATCGATTGATTTCTTTTAAGTAAGTATAAATAAGCCAGACAGATCTGTGAAACCGTTCAATCCGTTAGATAGCGCCAAATTTAAATAATCGTATTTAATTCTTATTCGGGTTTGATTCTTATGCGGAATGTGAATCAACAAGTTTATGGGGGTCTAATGTTAGGTAGCCCAATAGTCAAATTATCAAatgttatgtatatatgtatgtggtctGATATTATTTAAAACAGCTTCGATTCATTGAAAGTGCTTAATTCTATCAAGCTGAGGTCCTTCGTTTAGAGAGCCctccaaaaattacaaaatccaAATGGATTTCCCGGATTTATGTGCGGCCACTGACCGTTCTCGGCAGCAATCCTCtaaagtattttgtatttttttctaccGTTATCTAGATAcgattttaaagatattttactTCATGAGATATTTTAGTAGATTCCCGAGTTTaagaagtttaaaaatatttaagttttcatttttattacttttgcgCTCCATTAACCTAAGATCCGAGAAAAAGATTTATGAAAGCAATATTAATTaggtaatatttatttatatttatcatatttataaatagaacaaatatttgctttgataacttttttattaatttattactaaTAGCTATTAATTTTAACCAATTGTCAAATTTACAGAGAGTCATTAGATATTATTCAAAAAAGATGGCCCGACTTTGCGGCGCTGCCCAATGGTCCAAATGATACATCAAAAGCATATGGCGTACCTGGCTATAAAGGACAAGTGGGCTTCATAACATCTATGACGGAACATTTCTGCGGTTCATGTAATCGTCTGCGACTCACCGCTGATGGAAATATTAAAGTTTGTCTATTTGGCAATAAAGAGTTTTCACTTCGTGACGCCATACGCAATAAATGCTCCGAAGACGATCTGATTACGTTGATTGGAACGGCAGTGAGCCGGAAAAAGAAGCAGCATGCCGGTTAGTAGATCAATcattaaatagattttttgttaaatatttttatttcgaaagtattttcgaacatacatacatatgtatgtatacaaagaTAGTGTGCAAATTACTAACTATTGGCtggtaaaatatgaaattaaaaaattatttttcattttaaaacagATTTTAAAGCGTTAGGTTACTAATTTGCACACACTAAATGATCATTGGGTGATTAATCCATCTCATTTGCATTATTGCAGGCATGTTGAATTTGTCACAAATGGAAAATCGTCCAATGATACTAATTGGTGGATAGTTTTATGTGCCCTTaacaatatacaaacataaatacctgCGACCGTGGCTTAATAATACGATAAAGGTtagtgcaaaataaaattaaccaccacaagctaataaacccatatttatttacatatatttattttaatgttaacaACCTAATTAAACACATATAATTCACAAAATACTCCTTTCTTTGCAGATAATTTCATGCATGTTAATGTCACagcacaaatacaacaaaactcTCGCAAAACTTTTGAAACCCGAAAGCATCAAAGGATTCATTATCAAAGGTTAAGTAGCCCTATTCCAACACCAGACAAATTACCTATTTATGCTAGTCTAATGAGCATAcagtcaacaacaaaatacctgACCCAAGCGCGCTATTTCGGTACAACGTGCTCAAATAGATGCACTGACAACAACAGTGCAAATTTAACGCATGTGGACAAAACTGGAAAGGCTCAAATGGTAGATGTCACCACGAAGCAAATCAGCGAACGCGTTGCAGAAGCACGTGCCACCGTATTAGTGGGACCGACTATTGCGCAactcatacacacaaacaacatgCTGAAAGGTGATGTCCTTAGTGTGGCTCAATTGGCTGGCATAATGGGCGCGAAAAAAACGTCGGAACTCATACCGCTATGTCACAATATTTCATTATCTTCGGTAAAAGTTGAGGCGAAATTAAATCTTGAAAGTAATAGCGTCGAGCTATTTGGCCGTGTGAAGTGTACCGGGCAAACTGGTGTGGAAATGGAGGCACTTACCGCTGTCACCTTGGCGGCGCTTACGGTTTACGATATGTGTAAAGCCATCTCACATGACATAACAATAACAGATATAAAGCTTTGGGGTAAAACAGGGGGTAAAAGAAATTATGAACGTAGTAAGAATTAGAACAATTAGTttaatgatatacatatgtacatatgaatttgTATACAGTCAAACCTGTATAAGCGAGAGTTCAAGGGAGCACAATCTTATTATCGCTTAAAGAGGTTTCTCACTAACCCGAGTTTCTCGCTaatgcacgtacatatgtagtgtTTTTCTCTTATAGAGGTACACAGCAATAACAAGTCACAGCAAGTACGAAtgtagtaaatatgtacatatgtaaactcACTCTGAATTTCATTCCGCGATTTTCCGGATTCAAACGCATTCACTATTTTAAGCTTATCACTTAATGACAGtactttgatttttctttttgcaaTGATGCAGAGCAGAACTTTCCTTCGCAATTGATAACTGTAAACTGAGTGAGTCCGACAAACAGGACGGTAAACAAGCACACGTGTCCATTCGAAAAGAATGTCATAGAGTAACAGCATTTTTAGTTTCACGAAATAGAATTCCACGAAATGTATACAAAACAATGGTCGGAAGTTTCACAAAAGCTaagaataagtaataaaattgcaGATGTTAAACTTGTAAATAAAGTTCCTCTCTCGCTTATAGAGACCAGATAAGTAGCAGTCTCACTTACGGAGGTCTGTGAGGCAAAAACGACTCTCTCTTACAgaggtttttgtttttcactaaTAGAGGTTTTGGAAGCTTAAAATGACGGGTCCTAGCTATTACTCCCACTTATAGAGTTTTCTCACTAATCCAGTTCTCACTTATCCAGGTTTGACTGTATTTCACTAGTGATATTATAGTATCACTATTAGTACAGTAGTAATGAAATTAAcgtattatgaaataaaaaaaaaaaatgttgaaaactaacatttcaataaaaagtCTAAATTTGACATGAATGAACTATACAAACATCACTTTCTTGAGAATCAATCACAAAGAAGTAAATATAATGTTCACCAAAGATTTGAATTAGTTCAGTGATAAGGCATGCTTtagatatttcacaaaatattaacGTTTATGCAACGGCGTTATTATAGTGtgaggtatttttttttattttagacccttagacaatttaaataattttaatataaggtGAGGGAGTGTATccattctattttttatatattattacaagtcattttttgtttttaaaaaaatattttaattaaatatacatatacaattttaatcaaTGAAAGTGTTTATTTCTTCGCAATCAACTTTCAATTTATTATGGAAAATAGATTAATCTTCAATTCCATGCATCAGAATTGAAACACTTTTCGATCTAATGAAAGTTAAGCTTATTACAGAAACTAAGTGTAATTGTTATCTTTGATTATTGAGAATTCCCACACTCATTGCAGAATTATGAACGAGAGTTGAAAGGACATAACAATACTTAGTCAATGCCCACATCACACATCATATTCTTTTTCACCAATTTTTCGTTTAGTTCGACaccaaaatatttcgattttccgattttttttcttCCTCTTCACTTCGTGGTTGTTCATTGGACATTTGCTCGCCGCGTATTTTAATATTGTGCTCCTCTTTGAATTTATTAATCTGTATTCCTTTTGCGG containing:
- the Mocs1_1 gene encoding molybdenum cofactor biosynthesis protein 1 — protein: MNSMWRVGNFAKHAATAITTPCYTGLSARFRYANIATGAAEPKTQQLDEKSAPATATRTVEAAEPAPSFDQQRDSNKAQVKPISSQPLTDTFGRHHTYLRISLTERCNLRCQYCMPAEGVQLQPKSNLLTTEEILYLARIFVEQGVRKIRLTGGEPTVRRDIVDIIAQIKSIPKLENVGITTNGLVLTRLLLPMQRAGLDAVNISLDTLRPKRFEEITRRKGYERVIAGIDLAIQLGYKPKLNCVLMRNFNEDEICDFVEFTKDRAVDVRFIEYMPFTGNKWQTDRLISFKESLDIIQKRWPDFAALPNGPNDTSKAYGVPGYKGQVGFITSMTEHFCGSCNRLRLTADGNIKVCLFGNKEFSLRDAIRNKCSEDDLITLIGTAVSRKKKQHADNFMHVNVTAQIQQNSRKTFETRKHQRIHYQRLSSPIPTPDKLPIYASLMSIQSTTKYLTQARYFGTTCSNRCTDNNSANLTHVDKTGKAQMVDVTTKQISERVAEARATVLVGPTIAQLIHTNNMLKGDVLSVAQLAGIMGAKKTSELIPLCHNISLSSVKVEAKLNLESNSVELFGRVKCTGQTGVEMEALTAVTLAALTVYDMCKAISHDITITDIKLWGKTGGKRNYERSKN